The Populus trichocarpa isolate Nisqually-1 chromosome 18, P.trichocarpa_v4.1, whole genome shotgun sequence genomic interval TTGgtcaacaatttttattttccttccgACTTAAAAGATAGGCAGCGAATGCCTTAAAACATTTCATCGTGTTCGTGCTTTTGTATCTCACTCTCTTGGCGATTGGTAGGCCACTTGATTCAATCAAGGATAGCAGTAACAgtatattttctgtttttggaaACATTGCTGGTATCAAACAGTGGCCTCTAGGTTTACTAAAAATTTCGTAGAATTTGGGTTCCTGGACCTCGGGCAGAAATTTAGGGTGTGTTTCATACTGTGCTAATCTTTTGaattatggtttgaaaaaaattgattcaggAAAATCATTTAGTTGTGGCTGGATGGATAAAATGTATGGTTAAAACTATAATCGAATAAAAAGCAGTTTTAAGGTGATTcgttaaaattgtttttgaaagtgattttaataataaaatgataaacttgtagtagttttgtagtttttgatttaaattattataaattgaattaaattgtgatgatgaccaaattttcaaatgttatattatattatgattTTCTTCTAATGTAGTTATGTAcactatatgaaaaatataatataaacttggattgtaaaacaaatagtaaaatGATAAGTAAAATTTTgtctatatatatttcaagtatGTTGAAATATAaggtttaaataaaaactcaaatataaTTCAAGTACTAAagtacattttttaaataaaatttaaaaatacaatataatttttcatgacTATAGATTAtcattaactaataattaataaatttaaaataaaaaaatcaactggtATGGTGTGTAATGTGGTTATGTCTGGCTCATAAAATTGCAAGGAATAAGAATTATAGTAACTTTGGTCTAGAGCTTGAATTGTCTGCGAGGAACAAGAATTGAATCGAGGGGGAATGAAGAAGATATTATGCAGTGGCCAATGTATAGCACCGTCTTCACCCTTTTTAGGCATTCATTTTTCACCGTCATTTTTTGATCCCAAAAAACCAAGGACTCCATGTCTAGGGCTACTGACCCTTTTCAatccagagaaaaaaaacaaatacttgtATATTACTTGAAGGAAAttcataaattgaaaagaaaataaaaaaagaacagtaATTGTAAAGTGATCCTTAGCCAgtgcacaaaaaaagaaaaaagaaaaaaaagaaatacagaaTAACTTACAATTGCTGGCGGAGAGGATGGTACTGTCTGGAACTTATGATGGCTAGGGAAGAGGACGCAGTCAacgataaaaacaaaaagagagggCTTTTGGTGATGGTTGATTGTTAAACGATTgagagaaagaaattaagagcCTAGGGTAAATGTTGCATGGGTGGCCAATGCTGACGCTGAGGGCTGGAGGTGAAAAATTGGTGCAGTATATATACTTTAGTTGAAATTGTAAAActgattttaaaattgtaattttaccCGAATTGAATTGTAgtataattttaatgatttttaagtttttaaaatgattttacatgtttaacatgtattaactcataaaattatataattttatgaatcaactcgtaattttaaattttaaataaacatgcTAAGTTGAGTGAGATTaacttttattcaatttaatttaaaatctatccAATTAACTAAATcacaagtttaataaaaatgggagTATTTGTtaccattaaattaattaacccaTTGCTTTCACGATGTATGCGGATGCAATGCTAACAGTTGCGAATTTCGTCGAAGAATTAATTGCCGAAGGAAGAAGACTTTTTTGTATGTGGAAAATTATTCCATTTGAATGTGAAATTGCAATTCAATCACCCAGAAATCACGGCTGATAGACAAGATAAGaagcagtgttttttttttttttcaaagatggGACCGCCGTGTAATGAACCGCAAATGGCAACGTAGAGGGCGGTGTCCTATAAAGAGCCCTTGGCTCCTAAAATGTATTCGATACAATAAATTCAAGCAGAAACAGAGGAGGAAATGGGGTTAAACAGGTTCTCTCTAGCAGttgtggtgatgatgatgattaatgCCATGCTTCCATTAGAAGGGTGTTTAGAGGAAGAAAGGATTGCTCTTCTGCAAATCAAGACTTCCATGGTTGATCCAAATCATATGGGATTTGGATCCCCGCTACTCTCCTGGGGAGAGGATGCTCTCTGTTGTAATTGGGCAGGAGTTACCTGCGATTCCATTACAGGACGAGTTATCGTAATCTTTCTTTACAACGCAAGAGGTTGGTTCATAGATCCTTCAAAGGGAGTTTGGGACCGAAATGCTTCAATGGGAGATTGGTACCTAAATGCAACTATGTTTCTTCCCTTCCAAGAACTCAATATTCTTGGCTTGAGTAATAATGATATAGCTGGCTGTGTTCCGAATGAAGGTTTGCCTCTTAATTAAAGATTGCATTTTTCGTAATTTTAGCACGGAAAttcatatacatacatacatacatacatacatattctaattaatcaaataatcttTTAGGTTTAAACCATAACAACTAATTACTAGAAATCTTGCATGCAGGTTTCGAAAGACTATCAAGACTTACCAAATTGGAGTCTCTCTATTTAGGACTCAATAACTTCAACAATAGCATTCTATCATCCTTCAAAGGCCTTTCTTCTCTTAAACATCTATATCTTGAGAGTAACCAATTGAAAGGATCAATAGATATCAAAGGTGAGAAACACACTCACATAAAGTTATGAATCGATACTAACAACGGGCCTAAAAGTTTCCTTAATTTATTGCTACTCAGAATTTGATTCATTGAGCAAGCTACAGGAGCTAGACCTGAGCCGAAATGAGATCCAAAATCTTGTGACCTCGACAGGTATCACCTACTTAAATCCTCCTACATTTGATTGCATGTTTCTATACCGCACGACCTAACCTTATACtgcttcaaatatatatatattgaaattgaagataaaactgaatatttagaaattgaatgcaatttatttttgaaattaatcacTAATTGTTTGCTATAAATATCATGCAGGCTCTGGAGGACCATCAAGGCTTAACAAATTGGAGACTCTTGACTTAAGCTCAAATAAAATCAACGATAGCACCTTATCATTTCTTGAAGGGCTTTCATCTCTCAAACATCTATATCTTAATAACAACCAGTTGAAAGGATCAATAAATATGAAAGGTAAGGCTCACACAAACATATCACATCAGAAACATCAAAATCTTGATAACAACTTATTGAAAGAATCAAGAGATTCGACTCGAAATGACACACACATATTCTATTCTTTGGTATGTTATAATATGAAGTTATGAACCGATCCCCATAACCTTCAATCTGAAAATAACAGGCTTAAAAGTTTTATGTTAACTAATTAGTATTGTTTGCTTAATTTCTTGCTACTCAGAATTTGATTCATTGAGCATGTTGGTGGAGCTACGACTAGGAGGAAATGAAATCCAAAATTTTGCGACCTCAACAGGTACCAATTAATTAAAGTGCctctttccatttctttttttttttttttttcacttttaactTTTGGCATTGTCATAAAGGGTAAAACCTGAAAATTCTTCACCCAACTCTTTGCTTAttctagattttaaattaacctCACCCATGCCATAATACTATATATATCATGCAGGTTTTGAAAGATCACTGAGGCTTAACAAATTGGAGATTCTTGAATTGAGCTTCAACAAAATTAATGACAGCACCCTATCATTCCTGGAAGGGCTTTCATCTCTCAAACATCTAAATCTTGATAACAACCAATTGAAAGGATCAATAGACATGAAAGGTTAgttacatacatacatacatatatatttctctTTACAAGTGTTTAGTGAtaagatgattttatttaattttttgtttgtaattttagaaTATAGTCTTGAAATCACCTACCTAATTGGTACTAAATAATCAAAACAGATgttatacatgaaaataataaaagtccCTTacaataattactattttttcgtagaatattcttaataatttataCATGGAATATTAGaagaactaaaaaagatatataagaaAAGAACATTTAATACATGGAATTAGGATATCTTTAATAGTCTGTCATTAAAATAACATGGACATGGattatttttagatgaatatAAGAATAAggattctatatttatttttggatatcaATGAAAAATAGTATCTACAaaagcgtttttttttttttttaatttaagctaTTGTATAATAGTAAGCCTTTCTCCTATTATCTGTAATTGAAGACGAGTCTGCTTAGCTCAATTTAAATAGATTTTCTCATTCTCCTCCGGTCTATATAAATCTACCTATCCATATGGTGATAATAAAACCCCAAAACATTAAAGCGTAATAATGTCCTCCAATCCTCATGTGAAAGCTctcctttaaatttaaaacttacacATTCTTAGACGGTGCGTGTGACCaacaatttttcaatttgaccttgacaacctaattttttttttctccttcttgatTCTGCATCTGACCCTTCAAAGTTTCAAAACAgcccttcaattttatttttcagatttgatcatttgttttattttaaataattcatagaattgaatttttgtttaattttatcctctgatttttttatctgtcagatttagtcataattcttttgattgctatttttttaattacttttgtaattgaatttattttttaattgcatcacTTAACATTATGTCAAGttcggtccttattcttttaattgatatttgttttgttttagatctttttttatgaaatttttttttcaattttatctttcaacattttgtTGATCGAGAGTttgacttcatgattttttcaagtttgccTTCTAGGAGATTATTCTTGCCTTAGGACTCGAGTCACGAGTTTGGaaggttaacccaggttgattCAGgtctttttttacaattaattttttcaatttcatccttttatgcATGAGATTATCCTGATCTTATGTGTCAAGTCACAAGTTTCAAGTTAACATCAGTTGACCCAATACAATTTTGTTTCGTTTGATTTATCTGCTGTTGttgcttattttttcttatcatattattaaatcaatagAGCTTATTAAATCCAATAAAGTCAATGACCTGACTCTCAAATTTCTCTTGCTTCTTTAAAAATGTTATCATCATCCAAGAATCCCTTTTTTTTACGTcataaaaaatttgatccttattcttttaattgatatttgttttgtttttagatcgtttttttattaaaattttccttttaaatttcatccatttGCATTTTATTGATCGGGATTTTGTTGATCGAAAATttggcttcatgattttttaggtttgcctttatgaaataattaattctgGTATGAGGATCTGGTAacgagtttaaaaagttaactcgagttgacttgggtctttttttacaattgatttttttattccatcctTCTGTTCATGGGGTTACCCAGATGTCATATGTCGGGTCGCAAATTTCATGGGTTAACCCATGTTAACTCAGgccaattttgttttgttatatttatttgttgctaTTAAATTAACTGAGCTTATTATAAAGTCAGTGAACTGACTctcaaatttatctttattttatacgCTTTCCTTGCCTaagaatcttttattatttacctTATAAAAAGTTTGTTCAACCCGCAAGTTAGAGCAGGACACCAATCTAGTTTCTACTATATGTTGAATATAAAAAGAGCCTCCATTCATCCTATGTTGCTCGCCTTCACACATCCATTCTGAATTGATCCTTATAGGCTTCAATTCCAAAACAATACGCCCTATAATTTTGTACTAATAAACTAGTTTTGGTTAACTTCTTACTACTTACAAATTGATTCTATAAGCGTGTTGTAGAATCTTGTAGTCTGCATTAAATTGTATgctgaatttattttaacatggaTACTTTTCAGGCCTTTGTGAGTTAAAACAACTCCAGGAGCTTGATATCAGCTACAACGATCTCAATGGTCTGCCTTCTTGTCTCACAAATTTAAACAACCTTCAAGTTTTAGATATCTCTTTCAACAACTTTTCTGGGAATATATCCTTGAGCCGCATTGGAAGTCTCACATCCATTCGAGATCTAAAACTGTCAGACAATCACTTCCAAATACCAATCTCACTTGGCCCATTTTTTAACCTTTCAAACCTCAAGAATTTGAATGGTGACCATAATGAGATATACGAGTCAACAGAGCTGGTACACAATTTGATTCCAAGGTTCCAGTTACAGAGGCTTTCTTTGGCATGTCATGGATTCGGTGGGACATTTCCGAAATTCCTTTACTATCAGCATGACCTTCAATTTGTTGATCTCtcacacatcaaaataataggaGAATTTCCAAGCTGGTTGTTACAGAATAACACAAAACTTGAAGCGCTTTATTTGGTCAACAGTTCTCTTTCAGGATCTTTGCAATTACCAAATGATTCCCATGTGAATTTGTCACGTTTAGATATCTCAAGAAATCACATCCAAAATCAAATTCCCACTAAAATTGGGGCATATTTCCCGTGGTTAGAGTTTTTAAACCTGTCTAGAAATTATTTCAGTGGTAGCATTCCCTCTTCGATAAGCAATATGAGCTCATTGGGAGTCTTGGATTTGTCCAATAATGGCTTGTCAGGCAACATACCCGAGCAGTTGGTTGAAGGCTGTTTATCATTACGTGGTCTCGTGCTTTCAAATAATCATTTGAAAGGCCAGTTTTTCTGGAGAAGTTTCAACTTAGCATACTTGACCGACCTGATATTAAGTGGGAATCAGTTAACAGGGATTCTTCCAAATAGCTTGTCTAATGGTTCTAGATTGGAAGCATTGGATGTCAGTCTCAACAATTTATCTGGTAAGATACCGAGATGGATAGGGTATATGTCTTCTCTTCAATATTTAGACCTTTCAGAGAACAATCTTTATGGAAGTCTACCGTCCAGCTTTTGTTCTTCAAGGACGATGACAGAagtttatttatctaaaaataaactagaaggaTCACTGATTGGTGCACTCGATGGCTGCCTGTCGCTGAATAGATTAGATCTGAGCCATAATTATTTTGGAGGTGGCATTCCCGAGTCAATTGGTTCTTTGTTAGAGTTGAGCTTTCTTCTTTTAGGTTATAATAATCTAGAAGGTAAAATCCCAAGCCAACTCTGCAAACTAGAGAAATTAAGCTTGATTGATCTTTCTCATAATCATCTGTTCGGTCATATTCTTCCATGCCTACAACCTACCAGCAAGTGGCAGAGGGAAAGGGAAACATCTTTAAATCCTTCAGGCAATTCTCTAGGTCGTGAGAACAGGGGACCACAGATAGTATTTCCTGTTCCCGCCGTGGAAGACCCTTCTATGAATAAATCTGTAGAGTTTACAACAAAGAGCATATCCTATTCATTCAAGGGAATCATCCTCAAGTACATCTCCGGTATCGATCTCTCCTGCAACAATTTGACAGGAGAGATTCCTGTTGAGCTTGGAAACCTCAGCAACATCCAGGTGTTGAATCTATCCCATAATAGTTTAACAGGTCCAATACCACCTACATTTTCAAACTTAAAGGAAATTGAAAGCCTGGATCTTTCCTACAACAACTTGAACGGGGAAATTCCTCGTCAGCTTCTCGACTTATACTTCCTATCTGCTTTCAGTGTAGCCCACAATAACTTATCAGGCAAAACGCCAGAGATGGTTGCACAATTCTCAACATTCAACAAGTCTTGCTATGAGGGAAATCCGTTGCTTTGTGGACCACCACTCGCCAGAAATTGTACTAGAGCATTACCGCCATCACCGCTGCCAAGGTCTCAGactcataaaaaagaagaaaatggcgTTATTGATATGGAGGCTTTCATTGTGACATTTTCAGTGGCATACATCATGGTCCTGTTGACAATAGGTTCAGTTCTGTACATAAACCCACGTTGGCGACGAGCATGGTTTTACTTTATTGGGGAGAGCATCAATAATTGCTATTACTTTCTTGTGGACAATCTACCTGTGCCAGCCAGGTTCAGACGATTTCAGCCTTGTGTCTAAAATGGTATTGACTTTGTGTATTTTGTTAAGTGTTTACGTTTTATTTCATGATTGATCAATAAATCTGAACCCTTTCATGGGCAATTTGGAAATCTCTGTTGCAGATGTATGGAATTTGCAGACATGTAGGCGATTGACAAACTGAATTTCGTTGGATGAAGGTAAGAAAATCTCCGCAAGTAATATTTTCGTTATGTGCTTCTAGGACTTGCATGGTGCTCAATTGTCTATGGAGCTAGAAACAAAGAAACATCAAAGTTCATAGTGGGACTGGTGCCTCCGGAAGCTCTGCCAAGGTCCGGGTCAAGATTCAAATGGTTTGATGTACGCTTGATAATTCCAGATTTCCAATATTTTTAGTAATCATGATCAAATCTAAGGAGTtgaaattttagatttgaattttattttcccgTAGAGTATCCAGGACAAAAGCTCAACAGCCAGAGTTCGTATTTCCTTTGTTTCTTATGAACAAATGAAGCATGCAGTAGATCTTGCTCTTGTCTTTTCTTAAGATGTGTACTATAAGAGTATCCATTTACCGTAATCATGTTCGGGGACACTTCACATTGCTAATTAAATTCACTTTACATATGATTGAAGAATTAAACTAATGGAAATCCATCTTTCTTGTAGCTAAGGAACTCAATCAACAAATTAGCATTCAAATTCAATTGTTAAAGCTGTAAGATGTGAATGTTCATCACACTAATTGGAACATTTCGATCTATTTCAAAAACTAACCACACGAGACGATTAatgcatgtaatttttttttccacttataacttgttttctttcagcTTTAAAGTCAAATA includes:
- the LOC112325006 gene encoding receptor-like protein 15 encodes the protein MGLNRFSLAVVVMMMINAMLPLEGCLEEERIALLQIKTSMVDPNHMGFGSPLLSWGEDALCCNWAGVTCDSITGRVIVIFLYNARGWFIDPSKGVWDRNASMGDWYLNATMFLPFQELNILGLSNNDIAGCVPNEGFERLSRLTKLESLYLGLNNFNNSILSSFKGLSSLKHLYLESNQLKGSIDIKGSGGPSRLNKLETLDLSSNKINDSTLSFLEGLSSLKHLYLNNNQLKGSINMKGLCELKQLQELDISYNDLNGLPSCLTNLNNLQVLDISFNNFSGNISLSRIGSLTSIRDLKLSDNHFQIPISLGPFFNLSNLKNLNGDHNEIYESTELVHNLIPRFQLQRLSLACHGFGGTFPKFLYYQHDLQFVDLSHIKIIGEFPSWLLQNNTKLEALYLVNSSLSGSLQLPNDSHVNLSRLDISRNHIQNQIPTKIGAYFPWLEFLNLSRNYFSGSIPSSISNMSSLGVLDLSNNGLSGNIPEQLVEGCLSLRGLVLSNNHLKGQFFWRSFNLAYLTDLILSGNQLTGILPNSLSNGSRLEALDVSLNNLSGKIPRWIGYMSSLQYLDLSENNLYGSLPSSFCSSRTMTEVYLSKNKLEGSLIGALDGCLSLNRLDLSHNYFGGGIPESIGSLLELSFLLLGYNNLEGKIPSQLCKLEKLSLIDLSHNHLFGHILPCLQPTSKWQRERETSLNPSGNSLGRENRGPQIVFPVPAVEDPSMNKSVEFTTKSISYSFKGIILKYISGIDLSCNNLTGEIPVELGNLSNIQVLNLSHNSLTGPIPPTFSNLKEIESLDLSYNNLNGEIPRQLLDLYFLSAFSVAHNNLSGKTPEMVAQFSTFNKSCYEGNPLLCGPPLARNCTRALPPSPLPRSQTHKKEENGVIDMEAFIVTFSVAYIMVLLTIGSVLYINPRWRRAWFYFIGESINNCYYFLVDNLPVPARFRRFQPCV